One Thermococcus sp. M39 genomic region harbors:
- a CDS encoding TATA-box-binding protein, producing MVDMSKVKLRIENIVASVDLFTQLDLEKVIEICPNSKYNPEEFPGIICRFDEPKVALLVFSSGKLVVTGAKSVEDIERAVSKLVQMLSKIGTKFQRAPQIDIQNMVFSGDIGMEFNLDAVALVLPNCEYEPEQFPGVIYRVKEPRAVILLFSSGKIVCSGAKSEHDAWEAVRKLLRELEKYGLIEEEDEF from the coding sequence ATGGTAGATATGAGCAAGGTAAAGCTTAGGATAGAGAACATCGTTGCTTCTGTGGATCTTTTCACACAGCTCGATTTGGAAAAGGTAATTGAGATATGCCCAAATTCCAAATATAATCCAGAGGAATTTCCTGGTATTATTTGTCGCTTCGATGAACCTAAAGTTGCCCTGCTGGTTTTCAGCTCAGGTAAGCTAGTCGTTACTGGTGCCAAGAGTGTTGAAGACATTGAAAGAGCTGTCTCAAAGCTTGTCCAGATGCTCTCAAAGATTGGGACTAAGTTCCAAAGGGCTCCTCAGATTGATATCCAAAACATGGTCTTCAGCGGAGACATTGGAATGGAGTTCAATTTGGATGCAGTCGCTTTAGTACTGCCAAACTGTGAGTATGAGCCGGAACAGTTCCCTGGTGTTATCTACCGTGTTAAAGAGCCAAGGGCTGTCATTCTGCTCTTCAGCTCAGGAAAGATTGTTTGTTCTGGAGCAAAAAGCGAGCATGATGCATGGGAAGCTGTTAGAAAGCTCCTCAGAGAGCTTGAGAAGTATGGCTTGATTGAAGAGGAAGATGAGTTCTGA
- a CDS encoding DUF505 family protein: MFLKKRHLEIIKEMAKTESQAEIQEKLPEEFQIRALELYILGFAELEGNKIKFTEAGRKLLEISEKLNVDELPDIFVDSEIIKILELLEETGQVPEEWLALLKERKLADENGLTEVGKAVLELYKEAHPLVYLTPEIVSFLREMPKIGTLDELITYKNSRQYGDNIINALQAMRLLLISPQTEEGKAFATTPAAKLALRAIQMIPVFARAIVLRREDFEMLKAGKSTAQLRDMGLADEKGTTELGKAIMNTYEAMGRREEKVLPIYVLDDELAVLKAIQEIEGKYEKNPDILPTYKEIEKIAKVDDLGEILHLLESKELIRRELVKNKDTYWLTEWGREAIKFGTVSPDGMKAITYAESGDVPIAEWVIQAKKEGLIAYGITDKGRFYLKLSKSIKRKPYLTMYDSAILVKMPRKKYIHRDELVKLVQDYVGGDEKAIIKAIGEAEAKGFIVELQNKMVKLTELGEKVKTAVENAKVQEVIKTKFGVTPTTYNVLKVIYENLEVFNRIWKESKEIRGYKQDEVDVIKKHLSLSEDEIKKALTILRALGFLGEKSLTEAGRILVEAYA, from the coding sequence ATGTTTCTGAAGAAAAGACACTTAGAGATAATCAAAGAAATGGCAAAGACTGAAAGCCAAGCTGAAATCCAAGAAAAGCTCCCAGAAGAGTTTCAGATTAGAGCGCTGGAGCTCTATATATTAGGATTTGCAGAGCTTGAAGGAAATAAGATAAAGTTCACAGAAGCTGGGAGAAAGTTGTTAGAGATATCTGAAAAGCTTAACGTTGATGAGCTGCCAGATATTTTTGTTGATTCTGAGATTATAAAGATATTAGAGCTTTTAGAAGAGACAGGACAAGTTCCAGAAGAATGGTTGGCTTTACTCAAGGAGCGCAAGCTGGCTGATGAGAACGGTTTAACAGAGGTTGGAAAAGCTGTTTTAGAGCTCTACAAGGAGGCACACCCATTAGTTTACCTCACACCAGAAATAGTTTCATTCCTCAGAGAAATGCCAAAGATTGGAACGTTAGATGAACTCATCACGTATAAGAACTCAAGGCAGTATGGGGACAACATAATCAATGCTCTTCAAGCAATGCGCTTGCTGTTAATTTCACCTCAAACTGAAGAAGGAAAAGCGTTCGCAACAACCCCAGCCGCTAAGCTTGCCCTTAGGGCTATTCAAATGATACCAGTGTTTGCTAGGGCAATAGTTCTAAGAAGAGAGGACTTCGAGATGCTCAAAGCTGGAAAGAGCACAGCCCAGCTTAGGGATATGGGACTTGCAGATGAGAAAGGAACTACAGAGCTTGGAAAGGCAATAATGAACACCTATGAGGCTATGGGTAGAAGGGAAGAGAAAGTTCTACCAATATACGTCCTTGACGATGAGCTTGCAGTGTTAAAAGCGATCCAAGAGATTGAAGGCAAATACGAAAAGAATCCAGACATACTACCAACATATAAAGAAATTGAAAAGATTGCAAAGGTTGATGATTTGGGAGAAATTCTCCACCTGCTTGAATCAAAAGAGCTCATCAGAAGAGAACTTGTTAAGAACAAGGACACCTACTGGCTCACCGAATGGGGAAGAGAGGCCATAAAATTTGGAACCGTCAGTCCAGATGGAATGAAAGCCATAACATACGCTGAAAGCGGCGACGTGCCAATAGCTGAATGGGTAATTCAAGCGAAGAAAGAGGGACTTATCGCTTACGGAATCACTGATAAAGGAAGATTCTACTTAAAGCTAAGCAAATCAATTAAGAGAAAGCCGTATCTAACAATGTATGATTCAGCGATACTCGTTAAGATGCCAAGGAAAAAGTACATCCACAGGGATGAGCTCGTTAAGCTCGTTCAGGATTATGTGGGCGGTGATGAGAAGGCAATCATCAAAGCGATAGGAGAAGCAGAGGCTAAGGGATTCATAGTTGAGCTACAGAACAAGATGGTTAAACTTACAGAGCTTGGGGAGAAAGTGAAGACAGCTGTAGAGAATGCAAAAGTTCAAGAGGTTATTAAGACAAAATTTGGAGTTACACCAACAACTTACAACGTTCTCAAGGTAATTTACGAGAACCTCGAGGTGTTCAACAGAATTTGGAAGGAGAGCAAAGAGATCAGGGGATACAAGCAGGATGAAGTGGATGTTATTAAGAAGCACCTCAGCCTCAGTGAAGATGAAATCAAAAAAGCACTAACAATCTTGAGAGCTTTAGGCTTCCTTGGTGAAAAGAGCCTAACAGAGGCTGGTAGGATTTTAGTTGAAGCTTATGCTTAA
- a CDS encoding DUF356 domain-containing protein: MLNTIVLIRTDNFDKAMVALADLVRYGGMQIRGDPRIIPPALSDWAFEKIVREKPRKKYRAHVVAQIDLPPAKAIGRLRDIHPPAHIIVIPPGSPVHKELLRLWGTFEKLKGFHPPKVKKIEQKIEEVEEEEAEF, translated from the coding sequence ATGTTAAACACGATTGTGCTAATAAGGACAGACAACTTTGACAAAGCAATGGTGGCTTTGGCGGACCTTGTGAGGTATGGCGGAATGCAGATTAGGGGAGATCCAAGGATAATACCTCCCGCACTTTCAGATTGGGCGTTTGAAAAAATTGTTAGGGAAAAGCCGAGGAAAAAATACAGGGCTCATGTGGTTGCTCAGATTGACTTACCTCCGGCTAAGGCAATCGGTCGTCTGAGAGACATCCATCCACCCGCTCATATAATTGTGATTCCTCCGGGAAGTCCAGTTCACAAGGAGCTTTTGCGCTTATGGGGAACTTTTGAAAAGCTTAAAGGCTTTCATCCGCCGAAGGTTAAGAAGATTGAGCAGAAAATTGAGGAAGTGGAAGAGGAGGAAGCTGAATTTTAA
- a CDS encoding multiprotein bridging factor aMBF1, whose amino-acid sequence MGKAKPKICEICGAEIRGQGYTVKIEGAELLVCANCYRKYGKKKPGTFSIMPTGREPRRTYKPRPKPQQKPYRERPLYTEDIVEDYAERVYQAIQRSGLSYEELSHRVGLSVNVLRRIAHGEYMPTIEEAKKLERYFKIKLIERVEEVHEEKISIPKDYEPTLGDIARIKIKKRKKK is encoded by the coding sequence ATGGGAAAGGCAAAGCCAAAAATTTGCGAAATTTGCGGTGCTGAAATCAGAGGACAGGGATACACTGTAAAAATTGAAGGTGCCGAGCTCTTAGTTTGCGCCAACTGTTATAGGAAGTATGGAAAAAAGAAACCAGGAACGTTCAGCATAATGCCGACTGGAAGAGAGCCCAGAAGGACATATAAACCAAGACCAAAGCCGCAGCAAAAACCCTATCGTGAGAGGCCCCTCTATACGGAGGACATTGTTGAGGATTACGCTGAGAGAGTCTATCAAGCGATACAGAGAAGCGGGCTAAGTTATGAGGAGCTTTCACACAGAGTGGGGCTTTCTGTAAATGTGCTGAGGAGAATCGCCCACGGTGAGTATATGCCAACCATTGAGGAAGCCAAAAAGCTGGAGAGGTATTTCAAGATAAAGCTCATTGAAAGGGTGGAAGAAGTACATGAGGAGAAGATCAGCATTCCAAAGGATTATGAGCCAACGCTCGGTGACATTGCAAGGATAAAGATCAAGAAGAGGAAGAAAAAGTGA
- a CDS encoding GNAT family N-acetyltransferase yields MEGEVKIEKLEEFNQEVLEKLVDIYMRGYEDMPEYGGEGRRYARRYLRWCWNKAKDGFFIAKIGDEIVGFIVCDKDWFSKYEGRVVGAIHEFVIDKRYQGKSIGKKLMEKCLCYLSKYNDKIELWVGEKNKKAIKFYEKYGFRVAGQSGIWVRMVKDIQKEAGKSEKENKRQPIPC; encoded by the coding sequence ATGGAGGGGGAAGTAAAGATAGAAAAGCTGGAAGAATTCAACCAAGAGGTTTTGGAAAAGCTTGTTGATATTTACATGAGGGGTTATGAGGATATGCCAGAATATGGCGGAGAAGGTAGGAGATATGCGCGGAGATATTTGAGATGGTGTTGGAATAAAGCTAAAGATGGTTTTTTTATTGCTAAAATCGGTGATGAAATCGTTGGATTTATCGTTTGTGATAAAGACTGGTTCAGCAAATATGAGGGGAGAGTTGTAGGGGCCATCCATGAATTTGTGATTGACAAGCGATACCAAGGAAAGAGTATTGGGAAAAAGCTCATGGAGAAATGTCTCTGCTACTTGAGCAAATACAACGATAAAATAGAGCTCTGGGTTGGGGAGAAGAATAAGAAGGCGATTAAGTTCTATGAGAAGTATGGCTTCAGAGTTGCTGGGCAGAGCGGAATTTGGGTGAGGATGGTTAAAGATATTCAAAAAGAAGCCGGAAAATCAGAAAAAGAGAATAAGAGACAACCT